The Buteo buteo chromosome 1, bButBut1.hap1.1, whole genome shotgun sequence sequence ACTTTCATGTCCTGCCTATCACAGCCAAATGTAAAGTTCCAAGGTTTGTGGTTGATTCTGCCTTATAACACCACAGGGAAATGGAAACTGTCATCTCTGTTTTATGGATGGGAGTTAAGCAGCTTTCCTAAGGTCACAGAGAAAGTCTGAGACAGGAGCTCTATTCAGGCCTCCTGAACCCTATTTAATGGCCTCCCTTCCCATTTACATGCTTTTCTCTGGAGAAAAGACATACCGTGTCAGtctgactttttctttaaaaaaacttgttttgctttcaatGTATATCTTTCATTTTGCCATGTGTCCTGCAGCAGATCAGTATAGGCTGCATTACAACAGGCAACAAAAACTGTTCCCAAAACAGCACTATATTCCACCAAGAAAGCAGCTAAAAACTTTTTGGATGCTAGCCTAAAGCTAGTATCTGAGTTATATCTGCTCCAATTTCATGCCCAGAGTTTGCTCTGACAGTGGTCAACCTGCTGTTCTCACCTGCTGTATTACCAAACAATTAATGCCTTAGCCGGGAACTGGGCTGTTGCTTGTTTAGTGCATGCAAATGAAGCAAATTATGCTCTCTCCCATGCTTCACTATGCCTCACGTGCTTGCTCTAAGATCACACTTCCACTGCCCAGCATCTGATGGTACAAAATGAAAGGCATAAGCACTGCGTTAACATATCCAATGCTActgtggaaattaatttctacttCTTGAAAAGCAATGGCATTTTTGCAGAACCATAGCAGGGAATTACTTACACAGGCACTGCAAAGgccttaaaaaatatttactcagCAAAGTCAATACTGGGCTCCATGGATTTGGCAGAATGAGTCCTGTGAAACCAGGCTGTTGCTGCATGCCATACATGCCAAAATTGACATGGAAAAAACTTCTCTCCAGTGCTATCACTTGCACTTAAAACATACCCTgcacaaatacagcaaaatacagCCAGTTGCTCTGCAGCATTTGCtctaataattttttccatggGGTTTTGGTCCCCTGTCTTCTTATAAACAAATAACTCATCCAAACAATGTGGTAAGCTTTCCAACATGACGATAGCTTGAAAAGCTCAGTGAAGAGTGGATGCATTCATAAAAGTCAGacttgatatattttttaaatcaaaatttctttttttttaatgagcaccGTTCTTTCTGTAGCTTTAGGCagcatttttgctctttttattgaaaaacgGActtatctaaatattttgaagcatttgtcaaaggaaggggaaaacctTACTTCTTCTACCCCTCCaatatgtcattttttttcttccagaaggaAATTCCAGAGTATTCCTCTTTGTATTCACACTGTTCATATGcctaaaataaagcagatatcaactgactttaaaaaaaaaattcatgagcTTTCCATTTGAATGtatctgttttttcttggcTGTATCTCATGAAGAAGAGTCAAGTCCTGTAGACTGATTTTCTTGGGCCTTTAGTCTGCTTAGCATGAAATACTGCTGGTGGCATTGTGAGAGCAATAGCAACTGGCTTCACATCACCCTAGAGATCACTCTTCAAATCACCTTTCAAGCCTGGCCCAAAAGAAGACCTTTTGCTTTCTTATATGGCACATTTTTGAATGAATGCACACTTTAAACAGTTTAACTGCAATGACTAATTTCTACCATCGCAAGTATCTCTGTGAgtccatatttttttaaaatttattatttacttgAGGAAAAATTGTTTGGAGAGAACAGAGCTATTCCTTTATCTCTGGTAAATTAAAAGACCCTGTAGCTTGGTCTGAGTGGTGAGGCTGAGGGCCTCACCCTCCCTCATCACTGAGAAGTGGCAGAACCCATCCTCTCCTTTCTGTGACCAGGGTTTAAATACTGGGACGTCCCCACCACTACCCCATAACAAGTGAGGCCAGAGTTAGAAAAAAGGCATAGCTTTCTGTGAAGGACTCAgctgagaggaagagaagagaaagaaccaAGCCTCTGGGAGCAACTGGGGATTTTGCTCTGAGGGGCATCCCAGCATGGCACACGTGGCAGTTCCAAGAGGCACTTACCTCGGCAGCTCACTCTCACTGTCTTCAAAATATGTGGTAATGGCCCAGGCGTCTGGCAGAGCAAATAACCAACCCCAAGTTTTTCCACCTACACAGAAACCTTGGGTCAGAGGTGCTTGGAGGAGTCAGCACTGACGAATGCAACAAACATGCTCTTCCTGCAGATACCTCTGTTTCCTTGgctctgctctgtttctttgAGGTCCTGCCACTCATAAAGAGGAGCCAGAGCAGCCCTTGGCTCAGTCCATTCTCCAGGCATCACAGGCAGTTGAAGAAGCAAGGTGCTTGATGTGCTGAGCAGACCTGCTTGTCCTCCCTGCGGCCCTATACTGACTGGCAgctttcctctttgctgctcTCTTCCACCACCTCTGTGCTTCGGGGTACCTCTCTGGCTGCCTAGTATGTGGTTGTCAcccctgctgctgtgcagagggCAAGTCATGCCTGTGGATGCTTTCTGAGGGCTCTTGTGGTCAGAGGTGCAGCAGGACACATGGTCGTAAGTCCCCGCTGACTCGGGTAGGGACATTTGTATGGCTTGGATGTGAGTTGTTCCCAGTCCCCCCTCTCTGCAGTGGGTGCAGATCAAGGTTGTTAAGGACAAAACAGCCAGGCCAGACACTCCAGTGTTGcaagagttaggtttaggggtgTACCAGGATAAGCACATGGGCaagaggagcagggcagggaatgGGGATTGTCTCTGGTGTGGCTAGGAtgggggccaggcagggccAGTAATATCTGCTCCAGTCTGCCCCCATTCCTGCTTGCTGCCATGGTGGCCCTGGTGATCCCTCAGCCCCATGAGAAGCCAAGAGGCAGACTGTGGAGGCTGCAGGACCCAGACTAACGCACACTATCAACACCCTGGTGGGAGTTTCAAGCACCGTTTTCCCCAAAAGGCAGCCAAAGGGCATCCAGTCTCTTCTAGGTACATATTCCTCCTCACTGGAGGATGTCTCCTTGCCGGCATAGCCATGGGCAGCTACGCTGTGTTGCTCCACATCCCTGCCACTGGCTCCATGCTCGTCCTCCTCTACGTCAGCCCAGCTCGTGCCCACACCTGGGTCTTCGCCCTCCAGATGTCCTGGCAGACACTCTGCCACCTGGTTCTGAGCAGCCGGGAGCTGGACCCACAGGGTGCCAGGTAactccccagctctgcctcctttcCGCTCCTCCCCTCGGTGGGCTGGGGGCCCTCCTGGTCATTTTGTGAGGGCAGAGGGCCCCCGGGCTGCACTGGCTTGTTGTTCCACAGCCGTCAGTCTCCCTGCTGGCTCCGGCTGCATCCCCATGTGCGGGCGACTCTGCGGGCACGGCAGTGCTCTGGGGACGTGGGACAGCACATCCCCCGTGTGTGTGCCTCTAACGCTCCCTTCGAGGAGGGACTTCTAGCAGCTCTCGGGTGCCCTCTACTTCCAGGCCAGCCGTTGCCCTCCCTGCCATCATGCTGTTCACCCAGAAAGCTACGTCTCTGGCCCTGGACATCCATGAAGGGCTGATGCCGCTCCAGCTGGGCCAGGGGCTTTTGAAACGTGCGCTGCCCCTCTGCAGCTACCTGCTCTTTTTCCCAGCCCTCCTCGGAGGTCCCCTCTGCTCCTTCACCAGGTTTAAGGCACCAAGTACTGCGGTGCTCTCCCCTGCTCGTTGAGGGCCACCTGTGTACCCTGGCCCTTCAGGGGCTGGCGGGAGGGCTGGCCACAGGCAGGGCTGCGCCGGACTGGGCTGCCTGTCCCACGTCTGGGCACGggccctgctcctccagctggcCTATTCGCACTGGGTGCTGGATGAGGCCCTCCTTGAAGTGGTGGGCTTCAGGCCAGTGGCAGGCCGGGGAGACGTTTCTGTCCACAACCACCCACCGCCTGGCCATCTTCACCCAAACCTGGAACAAGAGCACGTCCTGCTGCTTGAGGAGACTTGTCTTCCAGcgctgcccagcccagccgctCCTAGTGACCTTTGCCTTCTCCGCCTGGTGGCACGGCCTCTGGCCTGGGCATGTCTTTGGTTTCCTGTGCTGGGCTGTCATGGTGGAGGCTGACTACCGCAGCCATCCCTTCCTCGGCGCCTGGGCCACCTCCCAGGCAGAGTATGAAGCTCCTCTACCGTGGCACAACCTGGGTGTTCACGCAGCTCATCGTCGCCTACATTCTGGTGGCTGTGGAGACCTTCTCCatgctctgcctgctctggaCATCCTGCGACAgcatccttcccctctcctgtggcctcatgctgctgctgctgctgctgcttgccaAGAAGCTGAAGCAGAACTGAGCCTGTCCTGGGCGAACTTGTGCAGCCAGTGGGGCACATCCCTGCACACGTGAGCACACAGGGTGAGAAGTGTTATTGGCCAAGCAATCTCATATAACAGCATCTCCAAAGAATCAGGTTGGCTTTTACTTCTGGGATATCCCCCAGCTTTGAGGGATGCGCTGAAGCAGGGAGGTGAGGTCACCAGACCAGTGGGGGCCTGGGCACAGGGAAAGGGGCTGGCAATCTGTCTGGGGGCAGCACAAGACAAGAAACACCCCTTTCCCCACCCAGCGGTACTACTGAGATGCATAGGTGGTACTCCTATGTGGTACTCCTCCAGCAATTGCTCCTCAGCACTGTTTCTGTGGCATGCAGACCCCAAACCGTGCTCCCAATTAGACGTCTCCTGCAATACCTGCCCCCCACCAAGTGGGTGACATGCTTGGCCTCTGGGGTGCTGGGTCAGCTGTGTCCCCTGCCACACAGGGAAGAGGGATGGTCCATCCCCTCCACCGTTCTTGCAGAGGATCCTGGGCACGGGGGCAAGAATGCTGCTGGGAAAAGGGGGGATACTGCCCATGGTGTGCTGAGGACAGCATAGGCAAGGGAGAGTAAGCCAGCAAAGTCCTCGGACTCAGCTGTGGCGTTCAACTGAGGCTTAGGTGTCACTTTCCCCACAAAGATACACAGCAGAAATCCTAATGCACTTCTCCAGTTCACGCACTGGCCTAGGACCCAAAAGCCCGTTTAGGCTGTGGAAGAAGCATGAGCTACCATTGGGGAAGGTATCAGGAAAGCATGGAGCTAAAAGTTTCTGTTTATATGAGAGCAAGAAGCCACGCACCGAATATCAAAATAATATAGCTGAAAATGCTACAAGACTATTGTTGGCCTCTGGTCTGCTAGGCATGCTGCTCCAGGGTACCAGGACCAACACCAGAACCAGTCTTAAGTGCCCAAACTCAAGGGAAAAAATTTTTGATCACGTTAACATCCCACACCATGCAGGCCCTGTGTCAATACCTGTATCAGTGTTTGTCACTAAACTGAAACTCAGCACGCAAAAATCAATCTAGCCTTGTTTTATGTGGGTTGTTTGGATGTTTGGCTTCTTCTTGAGTCCCACTGAGTACCCATCCCAAGCCTTGCAAGCCACTTGCCCCACATATAATCTCCCTGTTGCCAGCACAGCTTGCATTTGTCAGGGCCAGGCCCTGTCTGCTTCAGTGCtgtcctgcagagctgcctccaACTTATTCCCTATATCCATGCTTAGAAACTGAGTCATCTCTTCATCTTATCTCTGAAAAACATGCTGGGCTCCTTCAGGCAGGTTCTCCAGCTGTTTCATCACTCTGCTGGCCCATGTGAGACCACATGTACCAAGCCAGGACCAGACTTTCCAGGGTGATGTGTCCGGGATTGTCCATGGGACAGTGGTTCCCAAGCCAGAAGGCTCCTGCCACCTATGTTGGAGGGAAGTGGACCCAAGAGTCAGTTGCAAGAAAGCCAGTGTATAAAAAAATCCCGACGGCCGCAGTTGGAGCCATCCCACATTCTTTCAGCAGGCAGGGACGTGCACAGCCTCCTCCCTAAGGGGATCAGGGGAAATTCATTGCAAGTGGGTGCCCAGCCAAGGAGTTATCCCCTCCCATCAGCAGCAACCATAGccaaacagattaaaaaaaaaaaaaaaaaaatccaggtgaGAAGCCTGGAAAAGATTCACAGAAAGTGTATGAAGTGTCAAAAAACCTGGGGAATTAAAATTCCCCCAAAAGAACAGGCTGGATCTGGAGATGAGTCAAGGCTGGAGGAAAGCACTCATGAATTTCTCCCCATTTTGAGCTGGGAGAGGGTTAGCTCAGCTAGTGACATCCTGTCTCAGGTAAGCTGATGCTGGGCTCTCTCCACATGTCCCAAACCTACCACTTCTCCAAGGGCTGCAGAACTggtgccaggagcagg is a genomic window containing:
- the MBOAT4 gene encoding LOW QUALITY PROTEIN: membrane-bound ghrelin O-acyltransferase MBOAT4 (The sequence of the model RefSeq protein was modified relative to this genomic sequence to represent the inferred CDS: inserted 5 bases in 3 codons; deleted 1 base in 1 codon; substituted 3 bases at 3 genomic stop codons) — translated: MCXADLLVLPAALYXLAAFLFAALFHHLCASGYLSVSSRYIFLLTGGCLLAGIAMGSYAVLLHIPATGSMLVLLYVSPARAHTWVFALQMSWQTLCHLVLSSRELDPQGARPAVALPAIMLFTQKATSLALDIHEGLMPLQLGQGLLKRALPLCSYLLFFPALLGGPLCSFTRFKAXKYCGALPCSLRATCVPWPFRGWREGWXHRQGCAGLGCLSHVWARALLLQLAYSHWVLDEALLEVVGFRPVAGRGDVSVHXTTHRLAIFTQTWNKSTSCCLRRLVFQRCPAQPLLVTFAFSAWWHGLWPGHVFGFLCWAVMVEADYRSHPFLGAWATSQASMKLLYRGTTWVFTQLIVAYILVAVETFSMLCLLWTSCDSILPLSCGLMLLLLLLLAKKLKQNXACPGRTCAASGAHPCTREHTG